From Carassius auratus strain Wakin chromosome 10, ASM336829v1, whole genome shotgun sequence, a single genomic window includes:
- the uqcc3 gene encoding ubiquinol-cytochrome-c reductase complex assembly factor 3 produces the protein MSGMRTALASIGVFGLVGVGYGMWAIISPGEDRKREMLKNLPEANPVRMEETRKRNALVLQALKDAAETNENIARGYGGQK, from the exons ATGAGCGGGATGAGGACCGCCCTGGCCTCGATCGGGGTGTTTGGGCTTGTTGGTGTAGGCTACGGCATGTGGGCCATCATTTCACCTGGAGAGGACAGGAAAAGGGAAATGTTAAAG AATCTGCCAGAGGCCAACCCCGTCCGGATGGAGGAGACCAGAAAGAGGAACGCCCTCGTGCTTCAGGCTCTGAAGGATGCTGCAGAGACGAATGAAAACATTGCACGCGGATACGGTGGCCAGAAATGA
- the LOC113109817 gene encoding distal membrane-arm assembly complex protein 1, which produces MSNPEQPSPVAPHATVKPLFGGCWSCRLLSGGALLVSGGYVGMHARRAVRHGGPASMGTVLQMMFAAGLAAWGIVVIFDPVGKKTRTA; this is translated from the exons ATGTCAAACCCGGAGCAGCCGAGTCCGGTCGCACCACACGCGACGGTGAAGCCGCTGTTTGGGGGCTGCTGGAGCTGTCGACTCCTCTCGGGCGGTGCGCTGCTGGTTTCAGGGGGGTACGTGGGCATGCACGCGCGGAGAGCCGTACGTCACGGCGGACCCGCTTCTATGGGCACCGTGCTTCAGATGATGTTTGCTGCAG GTTTGGCAGCCTGGGGCATCGTGGTGATCTTTGATCCAGTGGGGAAGAAGACAAGAACAGCATAG
- the faub gene encoding FAU ubiquitin like and ribosomal protein S30 fusion b, whose translation MQLFVRGQTLHSIHLNGSETVAQIKAQIEALEGLACDDQIISLCGVPLEDQTLICQSGIEDFNTLEVTSRLLGGKVHGSLARAGKVRGQTPKVDKQEKKKKKTGRAKRRIQYNRRFVNVVPTFGKKKGPNANS comes from the exons ATGCAGTTGTTTGTTCGTGGCCAGACTCTGCACTCTATTCATCTGAATGGTTCAGAGACTGTTGCCCAAATCAAG gcTCAGATTGAAGCTTTGGAGGGCCTGGCGTGTGATGATCAGATCATTTCTCTCTGTGGGGTTCCTCTGGAGGATCAGACTCTGATCTGTCAGTCTGGGATCGAGGACTTCAACACTCTCGAGGTCACATCGAGGCTCTTAGGAG GCAAAGTCCATGGTTCCCTGGCAAGAGCAGGCAAAGTCAGAGGACAAACTCCCAAA GTGGACAAGcaggagaagaaaaagaaaaagactggCAGAGCAAAGAGAAGAATTCAGTATAACCGACGCTTTGTCAATGTTGTCCCAACGTTCGGCAAAAAGAAAGGGCCAAATGCTAACTCATAA
- the LOC113109815 gene encoding 39S ribosomal protein L49, mitochondrial-like — MILAHFLIRDVMYPPSPSGLSEAREMSASVGSMSLTVCRAARVAYRAFNPATRSLNTGTCLRTERTPAEGSRGFVESTEEFRFVERLVPPSRIPAPPKHEGPAPSGWTPPSATPPSLPYMIRRSRMHNVPVYSDIKHGNQHSTLLRKIEGDIWALNQDVKEFLLGLTGKEPPTQVNEVTGTIRIKGQFDKELKDWLLKKGF, encoded by the exons ATGATCCTTGCGCATTTTCTAATTCGTGACGTCATGTATCCCCCAAGTCCTTCCGGTCTCTCAGAGGCAAGAGAAATGTCCGCCTCCGTCGGAAGCATGTCATTGACAGTCTGCCGAGCTGCGAGGGTTGCTTACAGAGCTTTTAATCCAGCCACACGTTCACTGAATACTGGAACTTGTTTAAGA acagAAAGAACACCTGCTGAAGGATCAAGGGGCTTCGTTGAATCCACAGAGGAGTTCAGGTTCGTGGAGAGACTGGTTCCTCCTTCACGCATCCCAGCTCCTCCTAAACATGAAGGCCCTGCTCCGTCAGGATGGACCCCACCATCAG cTACGCCACCTTCACTGCCTTACATGATCCGTCGCTCCAGAATGCACAATGTGCCAGTGTACTCGGACATCAAGCATGGCAACCAGCACAGCACTCTGCTCAGAAAGATTGAGGGAGACATCTGG GCCCTGAATCAGGATGTTAAGGAATTCCTGCTGGGGCTTACAGGCAAAGAGCCTCCAACACAAGTCAATGAAGTAACCGGGACCATCAGGATCAAAGGGCAGTTTGATAAAGAACTGAAGGACTGGCTATTGAAGAAGGGGTTTTAA